From the genome of Actinomycetota bacterium:
AGAGGTCTCTATGGCGTATTTCACCATCTCGAAGTTGAGCAGGGGCTCGCCGCCATAAAAGTCTATTAGTATCTCGTCATTCTCTAAGGAGTAGTCGCTTAAAAGACCGATTGCCTTTTGGGCCACCTCCCTACTCATGTAGGCCGCTCTACTTCCGCCGTATTTTCCCCCGTTATTCCAGCAATACCTACACTCAAGATTGCAAGAGCTATAACTAAAAGTTGTGGATTGGCATATAAGTAAAAAAAGCGTACCCTTCCTTTCAGACCAATGAAAATGAAAGGAGCACGCTTTATGTTGCATCTTACAACGAATGGAACGGATTGGCTAGGAGAAAAGGGTTTGACGGAGATGACACTGGATGAACTCGCACGCGAAGGCGCAAAGCGCATAATCAAAGAGGCATTGCTGCTGGAGGTCGCCGACTACATCGAGGCGGTGTGTGATCTGCGAGACGAGAACGGACGAGCGCTAGCAGTGCGAAACGGATACGGCAAAGCCCGAAAGCTAACAGTAGGATCCGGTACCATCGAGGTCGCCACGCCCAGGGTGCGTGATCGGCGCATTGGCGCAAAATTCACCAGCGCTATTCTGCCTCCCTATATGCGCCGATCCCCGAAGGTAACCGAGGTACTGCCTATTCTTTACTTAAAAGGGCTCTCAACCGGGAACTTTTCCG
Proteins encoded in this window:
- a CDS encoding transposase — encoded protein: MTLDELAREGAKRIIKEALLLEVADYIEAVCDLRDENGRALAVRNGYGKARKLTVGSGTIEVATPRVRDRRIGAKFTSAILPPYMRRSPKVTEVLPILYLKGLSTGNFS